In Papaver somniferum cultivar HN1 chromosome 9, ASM357369v1, whole genome shotgun sequence, the genomic stretch TAAAGCTTTTGGTATACTAAGATTACTCCATCCTAGTAAGCAGGGACCTTTATTATCACTATGCCCCCACCAAAAATGTTTTTGGATTGAGTCCATTTGATCAATCAAAGTTTTTGGAATTCTAAAACAGCCCATCTGGTAAGTAGGAAGGGCATTGAGGACATGCTTTACCATTATAGTTCTAGCAGAATGGTTCATAGTTTTACCTTTCCAGGTCTTAAGTCTATTACCAAAGGACTGAATAAAGGGTTTAAAGGTTTTTTTCTTATCTCTGCCTATTAACAAAGTAACTCCCAAATAAGTATCAGTATCTTTCATTTCTTCCATCTTAAGTTCTCTAGCAAGACTCAATCTGTGATTGAAGTTAGGTAACAAACTCTCTCCAGTAGTCACTGCTAAATGTTACATGTACAAATTGCCGAAATTGTTTTCTTAATCGGGTGTTAGGCCAACTCTGATACAAGATCGAAGTTTCAAATTTCCATCCACGTCACTTACAGAGAGGTAGTTAAATGAGATTTCGAATTATTTCCGAAGAGTTTCGAAACCTATTGTTAGTTTATTAGGATTTTTGAAGAGTCTCCTAATGTCATTTGTTAGTGATTATAGatttttttaagtcatttaaattctctaaaactccatgttattggattaggatttcataagagtcaTTCCCTGTAACTGACATGGatgaaaattaggattttgaaggAGAATTAAAAGTTAtattgatttgttgttttcagAGATTTGGGATGACTTTTTTAAGAAGATAAGCATGGTAGAAATCTCTTCCCAAGAGGGTGATATTTCGAGAGACTTGGAAGTTTGGggaatatttatttttgagagTAAGACCAATTTTTCTctctatttttgtattttttttgagTTGATGACCAAGTAACGGGCCGTTGACGCAGTATTCCGGCTAACCTCATCTGAATGTAGTGGACATCtactctctcttcttcttttccctcGTGCATACCCAACTTTCTCTTTGCCACTTCAAAGCACGCTTGTCTTTCCCAAAATAAAACTGATCAAAGAGATTCTGAAGAACATATATCTTTCCTAGGTAACAACGAGAAGATGCTAACCAATGGCGAGATATCATAGAAAATTTAATATGGGATAAGCGGAATAAAGAGAATGAAAACTTAAGCATAAGACAACGGTGAGATTATTTTGACAATGAAGACATATTCGTGGTACTTTAATTAACATTATAACGTGCATAATTAAAAAAACGCTAGATGTTGTGAATTTTTAATTAAATATTATACATTTTTTTGTCACTACAAATCACAGAGACTCTTTATAGATCTCATTTTTGTCCctacaagtcacaaagactctctaaaaTACTCTTAAAAAATCGCTAAAAATCTCTAAATTTGCAGAGAATATTCGggagtcactcaaataaaaattctaTGAAAGTCTATAGAAATATTATTTGACTACCCTTGTTAATCTTATTTTCCTAAACGAAAACAAGAAGTTTGGCCAAGAGTTACTAATCTCAACACAATAAATCTTTTTTTCCTAAATCAAAACAAGAAGTTTAGCCAAGAGTTACTAATCTCAGCACAATAAATACCAGAAATATAGGAAGGAGGGAAAAAAAGATAACTTCTGGACATTATAGTGGTTTTCAAAAGTGTAACTTGTGAGAGTATGAGCAACAAAGTTTCCCATCTTTTGGATAAAAATTAACATCACATCTTCCGCCTTAGTAGCATAAGTTAATGATGATGTGATGGATTCTCTAAGGAATATAGTTTTCCTTGTCCGTAAGCATAATGATTACTTTCTCAACATTGATCGGTTTTTATAATGACTTTCTTTAACTGAAGCAACATAGTAAATTCAGTGGCCAGCAACACGGCCCTAGCTTCAACTTTAGGATGATTAAGCACTTTTTGACTGTTTGTCCCATCACCCTTAAAATGCGTATTGGAATTCCTAGCCACCACAGCCCATCCTACAATAAGATCAAGAAACGCGGTATCAACAGTGAGCTTGGTCCAGTTAGCATCAGGAGGTTTCCATCTAGCACTAGTCTTCTTCTTCTGAACTGGGATAATATCAGGTCTTTCATCTACGACTTGATGAATAATATAACTAAACCACAACTCATCTTCTTTAATGATGAGGATTTTTTTTGCCTAACACTTACTTGTTTCTAACCTTCCAGAGAGCTTGTAATACATAGCTACACATTTATATATGTATGTTTGAATTGGATTCTAGATCTTATGATTTTACTTGATTCAAGTAAATTACGCCTAATAGTTTGACGAAAATAATAGATCCGTGGGTGATCCAACAGAAGTTTTCATCCGATGGATCAGATTTTTTTGTGCAAATATTTGGGTGTGACAGTGTAATCTATTGCACCAAATGGTTGGTGAAGAGAACTTGATTCAAATTTCATTTGAAGCATTTTCCTGATCCGCAGCTTGGATGGTAGGTTTAGACAACAGTTTTTCAACTCGAATGTTGAAGTTGAATGACCATAAAAATCAACCTTAATATCTATTTTTTTAGTATTGTGCTAATATCTgaatttaataaaaattattatttcttttAAGTACCACTTTGTTTATCTATTATTAGATGAATACAATCTCTTTGTACGATAAAGCTAATCTTTTACAACTCAGCACACGATAAGCCAAgggcaaaaaaaaaattcccaaaaaaCCCTTCTCTAATTCCAAGGATTTGATTTGAGAATTTAAGTTTTTTTTCCGTGAATATGGACAGACATAGAGCTATCTATGAAAATAATCAGCGGATATTGTTAATTAAGTATAGCCCCACTTCCATGGATTTGTGAAGTATATATGCCTTGCCCAATTCTAACCTTGTAAGACGGTTTTCCAGGTTAGTTAAGGGATTGTGTAACGTATTAAGgttgttgtttcttcttgttcttcacttCGTGTTCGTGTGTGATCCAGTAAGGGTTTTGTTTGGCCCACGAGTCCGTGTGAAGGGGAGTGTTAAGTATAGTCCCATAGATTCCCAAGATTTATGAAGTGCATATGCCTTGGACAACCTTAACCTTGTAAGCCAGTTTTCGAGGTAGTTAGGCTCATGGAATTTAACAGATGTCGCTTAGAGAACTTTTTATTAAAATGGCCTGAGAACACCCGTTGTtgctaggggtgagcatttgggaTAGGATTCGCGGATTCGAACCGGACCATCCGTATTTTATGGGTATCTGGTACTACACTAATGGATTGGATGCGAGTGCTGAGTTGAAAATCCGTTGGGCATCCACACCCTCTGAGTTAATAATTATTCTTTTTCGATATGGTTATCTTTTTTACTAATATTGATATTAGTTGTTGAGTTGAAATTCCATATAAATATCTTGACATTCTTATATTAGATAGAACTAGAAATATTATTATTAAATGAAATTGATAAGTTTCTTTATTAGGATTTCATGGTGAGTTTCTTTGTTAGTATTCGATGGGTAAGTAAAAGAAAACATTAATAAAAGTTTgagtatttcaattaaattaaacaTCATGGTAACGTTAGCAAAATTTTAAGTTGTTTTGTTAATTTTGTCTTAGCATATAAGTATTAATCCTATAGTAAACTCAATGGGTCATCCGTATCCAATTCGTGGGATGTCGGATCGGATGCAAAAGTTAAAACAGTGCTTCTAAACAGATCGTCGTTTTAGACAATTTTTAAACCGCATACAGGCGCAGTTTTTAGTGTGGTCACGGTGAGCCCCGCAAAAAATAGTAGGAGCCCCTGGTTTTGTGAAAGCTTTTAcgggtttttttttatttatttttgacagTTTTTTATGCGCGCTGTTAAGAATTTTGGATGTTAAAATTGAAATCCAACATACATTGAATTGGACACGGATAAGATGAAAACATGACCAATCCAAACTACACTCACCCCCAGTGGTTGCGTTGCAACTGTGGATTTATTGATACTTTCTTACTAATGATCGATATTATCTAATAATGATTTCAAACTTCACTAAAAGGCCAAAACCCATTTAACTTCGCCAAATCATGTTGTGTCCGTGATGATAGGTTAGACAAACTTTGTACAAACGTGATCCCTGGAAGAAAATCTACgtctcatgcattaattaatccAATGTTTGCATTATCACTAGGTGGCGAAACAATCATGTACGGAATTGAGTATTTATGGAGAAAACAAACCGGGGGGATCACCAACTCAACGATacacaagaagaagaaacatCGTCGTAATAAGTGGGTCAAGATTTCTTCCCTGTCCCATATGATACGTAAAAGAACATGAGTACTGTATATATGGTTCAATTCCTCGTCAAGTTTTCTTCCCCATCCTACAAAGTCACattagaaaattttgaaaaagaatGGAATCCCACCCAAGTCTACAGTTATTACTCTGTATATGTTACTCGGCGAACAAATAAATTAATTAGTATTGATCCATGAAAATATTACAAAGCGAAACCTTCAAAACTTCTAAGTTTCTCATGGTACACGAAGTAGCGGTAGTCACCCTCCCGCAGACGAATAACTTATACTAGGCAGCACAAGTATGATATGAAAAcatataaaaatattataatcaaACAGCTTAGATTGTCCGGTCCATTCATTCAGTTAGTCATCAGGACTTCTTCTTCATCCCAAATGCTAGCACTCTTCCCCATTTTCTGAAGAACTTTAATGACTTTTTCAGGTGTAACGTTACCGGAGACGGTCAACTTGTTGTTCTTTATATCAAAATCGTATGTCTCAAGATCTGCAAGCATCAAAACAAAACCAAATCATTTCTTGGGACGCTGATCAAGTACTAAATTCTTGGTCATATTGACTTCACAATTACTCATTTGGACCTTCATCAAAATCCATTTTTCAACGGTcaaaaccttgaaaattttgaCATTTGACTAACTTCTCTCCCTCTGAAATTCAAATGGCGTTTGACCAAATAATACTCTCCCTCTGAAATAACTCATCTGAGTTCAGTGTATTAAAAGCTGCTGCGAATAAATAAACATGGTCTAATAGCAAGTGACGGAAGGAGCTGGTTCCTTAAACTTATAAAATGGGTGTGCGTCATTAGGATTATCCTTATTA encodes the following:
- the LOC113310775 gene encoding copper transport protein ATX1-like, with product MTNVVELKVGMHCEECIKKIRKAIKKIEDLETYDFDIKNNKLTVSGNVTPEKVIKVLQKMGKSASIWDEEEVLMTN